The Bacteroidota bacterium genome window below encodes:
- a CDS encoding outer membrane lipoprotein-sorting protein has translation MKRMLVFVAIAVFGIFSSANAQQLSAEKILQNVKANFDAVKDYTANITGKVSMERLKVPKMSLKLYFKQPNKFKTESTGTSFIPRNILDLNPGDLLLKFDASLMGTEEAEGKILYKIRLITKPEKKKQVRESFIWVDKTHWTITRLEAYPIEGRKIEVLIESMVIDGKYILPSKISAKFDFEQNIDSLAEKIYSPQRIPRKGSAELIYSDYQINTGLSDEFFEKKKEPKE, from the coding sequence ATGAAACGGATGCTGGTATTTGTTGCTATTGCAGTTTTTGGAATTTTTTCATCGGCGAATGCTCAACAGCTTTCGGCGGAAAAGATCCTGCAGAACGTAAAGGCAAACTTTGATGCAGTAAAAGATTATACGGCAAACATCACCGGAAAAGTTTCTATGGAGCGGTTGAAAGTGCCGAAGATGAGTTTAAAGCTCTATTTTAAACAACCGAATAAGTTTAAAACGGAATCGACAGGGACATCTTTTATTCCGAGAAATATTCTCGATCTAAATCCGGGAGATCTCTTATTAAAATTTGACGCTTCGTTGATGGGCACAGAGGAAGCAGAGGGAAAAATATTATACAAGATACGACTCATCACCAAACCGGAAAAGAAGAAACAGGTTCGGGAAAGTTTCATTTGGGTCGATAAGACCCACTGGACGATCACTAGGCTTGAAGCATACCCCATTGAAGGCCGTAAGATCGAAGTATTGATTGAAAGCATGGTCATCGATGGAAAATATATTTTACCGTCAAAAATTTCGGCAAAATTTGATTTCGAACAGAACATCGATTCGCTTGCAGAAAAAATTTATTCTCCGCAGCGTATTCCACGCAAAGGTTCTGCCGAATTGATCTATTCCGATTATCAGATCAATACAGGATTGAGTGATGAGTTCTTTGAGAAGAAAAAGGAACCAAAGGAATAA
- a CDS encoding TetR/AcrR family transcriptional regulator, which yields MSDLELKNRIVEAAREHFFANGFSKTTMEEFAQSMGMSKKTIYKFFPGKDEIVKEITREKLKTIHHQCECIRLDNSVEFIDRIRKTINFITSEMQQMKPQFYLDVQRTMPELWKEVDNFRNDKVMNDFGLMVKQGVDLGIFRSDVNVQVFVLMYATAMRTIINPEVLSHLPINLSQAYQAAVTVFFEGMMTDEGRDKYRNKLTEPMKEEVVS from the coding sequence GTGTCCGATTTAGAATTGAAGAATAGAATTGTTGAAGCTGCACGAGAGCATTTTTTTGCCAATGGTTTTAGTAAAACAACCATGGAAGAGTTTGCTCAAAGCATGGGAATGAGCAAAAAAACCATCTATAAATTTTTTCCCGGTAAAGATGAGATCGTCAAAGAAATTACACGCGAAAAATTAAAAACGATTCATCATCAATGCGAATGTATTCGTTTGGATAATTCGGTAGAATTTATTGACCGGATTAGAAAGACAATCAACTTTATCACCTCCGAAATGCAGCAGATGAAACCACAGTTCTATCTGGATGTTCAACGCACGATGCCGGAGCTTTGGAAGGAAGTGGATAATTTTCGAAATGACAAAGTGATGAACGATTTTGGATTAATGGTAAAACAAGGGGTTGATCTCGGAATATTCCGTAGCGATGTTAATGTGCAGGTGTTCGTATTGATGTATGCCACTGCTATGCGCACCATCATTAATCCGGAAGTGCTTTCTCATCTGCCGATCAATCTTAGTCAGGCATATCAAGCCGCGGTCACCGTCTTCTTCGAAGGAATGATGACCGATGAAGGAAGAGACAAATACAGAAATAAATTAACCGAACCAATGAAAGAAGAGGTTGTATCATAA
- the dapB gene encoding 4-hydroxy-tetrahydrodipicolinate reductase translates to MNIVLIGYGKMGREIESIAQQRGHSIIGKFSSNLPLPQVSSDFYQSQKIHCCIDFSHASGVSKHAEICSLLGIPLVEGTTGWQHQQKDIFDLVRRNNGSIIYGNNFSVGAQMFFNIVRRAAEMMNTFSEYDVAIHETHHIQKKDAPSGTALTLSQILLSSMNRKTTVKDQFDTSVIQSNQIGISSTRIGNVSGTHSVLFHSPADEIELVHRAHNRTGFALGAVLAAELTQNFPGIFSFEELIFEKSIHRELSS, encoded by the coding sequence ATGAACATTGTTCTTATCGGTTACGGCAAAATGGGTCGCGAAATAGAATCTATCGCACAACAGCGAGGACATTCTATCATTGGAAAATTCTCTTCGAATTTGCCTCTCCCTCAAGTTTCCTCGGATTTCTATCAATCACAGAAGATTCATTGTTGTATCGATTTCTCGCATGCTTCCGGCGTCAGCAAACATGCGGAAATTTGCAGTTTGTTGGGCATTCCCTTGGTTGAAGGAACAACAGGTTGGCAGCATCAGCAGAAGGATATATTTGACCTTGTCCGCAGAAATAACGGATCAATAATCTATGGAAATAATTTTTCTGTCGGTGCTCAGATGTTTTTCAACATTGTCCGCCGTGCAGCTGAAATGATGAACACTTTTTCTGAGTATGACGTTGCCATCCATGAAACACATCACATACAAAAAAAGGATGCACCGAGTGGAACAGCATTGACCCTTTCACAGATATTGCTGTCGTCAATGAATCGAAAAACTACTGTAAAAGACCAATTCGATACTTCAGTCATACAATCCAATCAGATTGGTATTTCCAGTACACGTATCGGGAATGTATCGGGTACTCATTCCGTGCTGTTCCATTCTCCGGCAGATGAGATCGAATTAGTCCATCGAGCGCACAACCGCACCGGATTTGCATTAGGCGCAGTACTGGCCGCAGAATTGACTCAGAATTTTCCCGGAATCTTTTCCTTTGAAGAACTCATCTTTGAAAAATCAATACACAGGGAATTATCATCTTGA
- a CDS encoding 2,3,4,5-tetrahydropyridine-2,6-dicarboxylate N-succinyltransferase: MSNNLKELQQSIEREFEKPSKNGQKLFFSFLRLLDNGTVRTVEKINGEWTVHHWVKKGILLGFRLGKLKAIKNSKPFSFFDKHTYPVKTFTVKNNVRIVPGGTTVRKGAYVAPSVIIMPPAYINVGAYVSAHTMIDSHALVGSCGYIGERVHLSAAVQIGGVLEPIGSLPVVIENDVMVGGNCGIFEGTIVKQRAVIGSGVILNASTPVYDLINETIIRPNSNGSIVIPENAVVVAGNRRFDSPFAQKYGLGLYTPMIVKYRDERTDAKTALEESLR; this comes from the coding sequence ATGTCAAATAATCTTAAAGAATTACAGCAGTCGATAGAACGGGAATTTGAAAAACCGTCAAAAAACGGACAGAAATTATTCTTCTCATTTTTACGCTTATTAGATAATGGAACAGTCCGCACTGTCGAAAAAATCAACGGTGAATGGACTGTTCATCACTGGGTAAAGAAAGGAATCCTGCTCGGTTTCCGTCTTGGTAAATTAAAAGCGATTAAGAATTCAAAACCATTTTCATTTTTTGATAAACATACATATCCGGTAAAGACATTTACGGTAAAAAATAACGTCAGAATCGTACCGGGAGGAACAACGGTACGAAAAGGTGCCTATGTTGCTCCTTCGGTTATTATTATGCCTCCGGCGTATATCAATGTGGGTGCATATGTTTCCGCACATACAATGATCGATTCACACGCACTTGTTGGTTCATGCGGATATATCGGAGAGCGTGTTCATCTCAGCGCTGCAGTGCAAATCGGCGGAGTGCTGGAGCCGATCGGTTCATTACCTGTTGTCATTGAAAATGATGTGATGGTTGGCGGCAATTGCGGAATTTTTGAAGGAACCATCGTTAAACAACGAGCCGTGATTGGAAGCGGAGTAATTCTCAACGCGTCCACTCCAGTCTATGATCTTATTAATGAAACAATTATACGGCCTAATTCGAATGGCTCTATCGTTATTCCGGAAAATGCGGTCGTTGTCGCGGGCAATCGGCGGTTCGATTCACCCTTTGCGCAGAAATATGGTTTAGGACTTTACACACCAATGATTGTGAAATATAGAGATGAACGTACCGATGCGAAAACCGCGTTGGAAGAAAGTTTACGCTAA
- the dapA gene encoding 4-hydroxy-tetrahydrodipicolinate synthase has product MSSTFSFRGVATALVTPMVQGGEIDTQALRQLVEFQITGGVNGLVPCGTTGESATLSHPEHHHVMDVVAEQANGRVPLIVGAGSNSTREAISLTQHARAIGANAVLSVAPYYNKPTQQGFFEHYKAIVEAVDIPLFVYNVPGRTGSNINAETTLRLAELPGIAGIKEASGNIPQVMEILRHRPNNFVVLSGDDALTLPMMALGADGVISVVSNEVPSEFSSMVQYCLAGDFVKARTIHERLLDLMNLNFIDSNPIPAKAALSMMGIIQEAYRLPLTPMSLEHKFTLRRALEELSLVEHTA; this is encoded by the coding sequence ATGTCTTCCACATTTTCTTTTCGCGGCGTAGCTACAGCCCTTGTCACTCCGATGGTACAAGGGGGAGAAATTGATACGCAGGCATTACGGCAGCTTGTCGAATTCCAAATTACCGGCGGTGTAAACGGACTTGTTCCGTGCGGCACTACCGGGGAAAGTGCAACTCTTTCTCATCCCGAACATCATCACGTAATGGATGTCGTGGCTGAACAAGCGAACGGTCGAGTTCCGTTGATTGTCGGCGCGGGAAGCAACTCAACACGTGAAGCGATTTCTCTCACTCAGCATGCACGTGCCATCGGAGCAAATGCCGTTCTCTCCGTTGCACCCTATTACAACAAACCAACGCAGCAAGGATTTTTTGAGCACTACAAAGCAATCGTGGAGGCCGTCGATATTCCCCTGTTTGTCTATAATGTTCCAGGAAGAACCGGAAGTAACATCAATGCAGAAACAACACTGCGTCTTGCGGAACTTCCCGGTATTGCAGGAATCAAAGAAGCTTCGGGAAACATACCGCAGGTGATGGAAATCCTTCGCCATCGTCCGAACAATTTTGTGGTTCTTTCTGGCGATGATGCTCTCACACTGCCAATGATGGCGCTTGGTGCAGATGGTGTTATTTCAGTGGTGTCAAATGAGGTTCCATCGGAATTTTCATCAATGGTGCAATACTGTCTTGCGGGAGATTTTGTAAAGGCACGAACCATTCATGAGCGACTACTTGATCTGATGAATCTCAATTTTATCGACTCAAATCCCATCCCAGCAAAAGCTGCATTGTCGATGATGGGAATCATTCAAGAAGCATACCGTCTTCCGCTAACGCCGATGTCCTTAGAGCATAAGTTTACGTTGCGCCGTGCGCTTGAAGAATTGTCGTTGGTGGAACACACAGCGTAA
- a CDS encoding DMT family protein: protein MMTIVLLIASNVFMTFAWYGHLKFKEIDLWKVVLASWGIAFFEYCLMVPANRYGYGKFNAAELKTIQEIITLLVFSAFSVVYLKEELRWNYIVGFILIIAAAFFIFKKW, encoded by the coding sequence ATGATGACAATTGTTTTATTAATCGCTTCAAATGTCTTTATGACTTTTGCTTGGTATGGACATCTAAAATTTAAGGAGATTGATTTATGGAAAGTGGTTCTGGCAAGCTGGGGAATTGCATTCTTCGAATACTGCTTAATGGTTCCGGCAAATCGTTATGGCTATGGAAAATTTAACGCGGCAGAATTAAAAACAATTCAGGAGATTATTACACTTCTCGTTTTTTCTGCTTTCTCCGTCGTATATCTGAAAGAAGAATTGCGATGGAATTACATTGTTGGTTTCATTCTTATCATTGCGGCAGCATTCTTTATTTTCAAAAAATGGTAA
- the carA gene encoding glutamine-hydrolyzing carbamoyl-phosphate synthase small subunit produces MIAKLALENGTIFTGEHFGAEGETYGEVCFNTSITGYQEILTDPSYAGQIVTMTYPQIGNYGVNTEDVESTKPQVSGFIVKEYFDFYSNWRANSSLGDWLKKNNILAIQGIDTRMLTKILRTQGSMRGVISTSDLNDASLIAKAKSSPDMNGLDLAKRVTTEKEYHWSQIDTTDFALGTKNGETNNAKYKVVVYDYGVKQNILRRLVSYGCDLTVVPASFSAEQVLAMNPDGIFLSNGPGDPDAVKYAIMNIKKLIGKKPIFGICLGHQLLGLALGGKTYKLKFGHRGGNHPVKNLKTNVIEITSQNHGFAVDWKSMDQSQIELTHINLNDQTVEGFEHKHHPLFCVQYHPEASPGPHDSDYLFSKFITMMEQQKN; encoded by the coding sequence ATGATTGCAAAACTTGCTTTAGAGAACGGAACAATATTTACCGGTGAGCATTTCGGCGCCGAAGGAGAAACGTACGGTGAAGTATGTTTCAATACCAGCATTACCGGATATCAAGAGATCCTAACCGATCCTTCGTACGCTGGACAGATTGTGACAATGACCTATCCGCAGATCGGGAACTACGGAGTGAACACGGAAGATGTTGAATCGACTAAACCCCAAGTGAGCGGATTTATTGTAAAAGAATATTTCGATTTTTACAGTAACTGGCGAGCAAATTCTTCGCTGGGTGATTGGTTGAAAAAAAATAATATCCTCGCCATTCAGGGAATCGATACACGCATGTTGACCAAGATTCTGAGAACGCAAGGATCAATGCGTGGTGTGATTTCTACGAGTGATTTGAATGATGCATCGCTCATTGCAAAAGCAAAATCATCACCGGATATGAATGGTCTTGATCTTGCAAAGAGGGTCACAACAGAAAAAGAATATCACTGGTCTCAGATTGATACGACCGATTTTGCATTAGGTACAAAAAATGGCGAAACAAATAACGCCAAGTATAAAGTTGTTGTGTATGATTATGGTGTAAAACAGAACATTCTTCGCCGCCTTGTGAGCTATGGATGCGATCTTACGGTTGTGCCGGCAAGTTTTTCCGCGGAACAGGTTTTAGCGATGAATCCCGACGGGATTTTTCTTTCCAACGGTCCCGGCGATCCGGATGCTGTGAAATACGCCATCATGAATATCAAAAAATTAATCGGAAAGAAGCCGATTTTTGGGATTTGTCTCGGACATCAATTGCTTGGCCTTGCACTTGGCGGGAAGACCTATAAACTGAAGTTTGGACACCGTGGCGGAAACCATCCGGTAAAAAACCTTAAGACAAATGTTATTGAGATCACCTCTCAAAATCACGGTTTTGCCGTTGATTGGAAATCGATGGATCAATCACAAATTGAATTAACACACATCAATCTGAACGATCAAACGGTGGAAGGATTCGAGCACAAACATCATCCACTCTTTTGTGTGCAATACCATCCTGAGGCATCACCTGGCCCGCACGACAGCGATTATCTCTTTTCAAAATTCATCACGATGATGGAACAACAAAAAAATTAG